In the bacterium genome, one interval contains:
- the pyrH gene encoding UMP kinase, with product MSKPKYKRILLKLSGETLSGPEGYGISLDQAQIISKEIKDIVALGVEVAVVIGGGNIYRGLSGSEKGIERATGDYMGMLATVINAMALQSSLEREGVFTRVLSAIEMHQLVEPYIRRRAMRHLEKGRVVIFAAGTGNPFFTTDTAASLRAVEIHADVILKATKVDGVYDKDPKKHKDAVRFEKLNFMDVLNRGITVMDSTSITMCMDNKLPIVVFDFFSSGNIKKVVLGENIGTVVS from the coding sequence ATGAGCAAACCCAAATATAAGCGCATTCTCTTAAAGCTAAGTGGGGAAACCCTATCGGGCCCCGAGGGTTACGGTATTTCTCTTGATCAAGCCCAAATTATTTCCAAAGAAATTAAAGACATTGTAGCCTTAGGCGTTGAAGTGGCTGTTGTTATTGGCGGCGGCAATATTTATCGCGGCTTATCCGGCTCCGAAAAAGGCATTGAACGTGCTACCGGCGATTATATGGGCATGCTGGCAACAGTTATTAATGCTATGGCCCTGCAAAGTTCGCTTGAACGTGAAGGTGTTTTTACCCGTGTACTTTCCGCTATTGAAATGCATCAATTGGTAGAGCCCTATATCCGTCGGCGCGCCATGCGTCACTTAGAAAAAGGCCGTGTAGTTATTTTTGCAGCTGGCACTGGAAATCCATTTTTTACCACCGATACCGCAGCCTCCTTGCGTGCTGTAGAAATTCATGCTGATGTTATTTTAAAAGCTACTAAAGTAGATGGTGTGTACGATAAAGATCCTAAAAAACATAAAGATGCAGTTCGTTTTGAAAAGCTTAACTTTATGGATGTATTAAACCGCGGGATCACCGTTATGGATTCTACTTCCATCACCATGTGCATGGATAACAAACTTCCGATTGTGGTTT